In uncultured Fusobacterium sp., the genomic stretch AGCTAATTTCCCCATAGCATCAAATATTCTTTCATCTATATCTTCAATTGGATATTTCATATCTATTTTTAAAATTTTTCTCTCTTCTTCTACTTCAATTTTACTTATTTTTTCTTTAAATATTTTCTCTATCTCGTTGAGATTTTCCTGTTTAACTATAAAACCTGAAGCTAAATCATGTCCACCAAATCTCACCAATTTATCTTTCATAGATTGAAATATATTAAAAATACTAATTCCTTTAACACTTCTACAAGAAGCTTTTCCTATATTATCTTTAAGAGCAATTAAAGCTATTGGCATATTATATTTTACACTAAGTCTTGAAGAAACTACTCCAATAACCCCTGGATGCCACTTTTTAGAGTATAAGAAAGCACACTTAGGATCATTTTTTCCCATCTTCTTTATTTTAGAATCAGCTTCTTCATAGATAGCTTTTTCTAATTCTCTTCTTTTTTTATTTGACTTTTTCATCTCTTCAATTATATTATAAATTTCAAACTCATCATTTTTTAGAAAAAAGTCAGCTCCCATTTTTGAAACTCCTATTCTTCCAAGAGAGTTTATCAATGGGGAGATAAAGTAACTTACATCTGTTGTATTTATCTCTTTCCCCTGAAATTTTAAATATTTTAAAAGATACATCAAGCCTTTAACCTTAGTTTTCCTTAAAGTCTTTAATCCCTCTTTTATTATAATTCTATTCTCATCTATCATAGGAACAACATCTGCAACTGTTCCTATCATAACTATATCCATATACTGATATAGCTTATTATCTTCAACACCTAATCTACTGTAAACTCCTTGAGCTACTTTTAAAGCAACTCCTGCTCCAGATAAATACTTAAATTTATAAGTATCACTTAATTTAGGATTAAGAAGTAATAGTTCATCATCCTCTTTGTCTTTTACTGATTTATGGTGATCTGTAACTATTACATCTATTCCTAAGGAAAAAGCATATCTAACATCTTCTATGGAATTTACTCCTGTATCAACTGTTATTACCAGTTTACAATCTTTTTTTCTCATAAAGTCTATAGCTTTTTTATCTAGTCCATAGCCTTCTTCCATTCTATTTGGGATATAGTAATCTACTTCTATTCCTATCTCTCTAAATACTTTTACTAAAAAAACTGCAGCTGTAATTCCATCAACATCATAGTCCCCATAGATAAATATCTTCTCTTTCTTTTCCCTTTTTTCTAATATCTTTTCTACCACTTTATCCATTTTTTCAAATTCAAAAGGATCTCTAAAAGCAGAAATTTCAGGACTTATAAATTCATTAGCACTCTTTTCATCAGAAAATCCTCTATTGAGTAATAAGGTAGTCAGTAGTGTATCTTTTTTCCATTGTGTAGCCTTAGTATCAATTAGAGATTGAGGTAGTGAACTATATTCCCAATGCATTATATCACTATCCTTTTAAATCATTTAAAAGTTTTGATATCTTTATTGCATGCTCTATAGAATCATCTAATTTTACCCTTATTTCTGGTATATATCTAATCTCTATCTCTTCAGCTACTCTTTTTCTTAAATATCCTTTTATCTGATTAAGACCTTCTAAAACAGTTTCTTTATCTACTGCTTTTTCTCCATTCATTTGTCCAGACATTATACTAAAGTATACATCAGCAAATTTTAGATCTTCTGTTACTCTGATATTTGTAACAGATACTAATCCTCTTATTTTAGGATTTTTTATCTCTTCAAAAAGGACTTGAGATATAACTCTGCTCATCTCTTTTTCTATTCCTGCTAATCTTTGTCTCTTCATATTTTTCACTCTCTTTCTATCTATATTAGATTATTTTAGAGTTCTTTTTACTTCTTGCATTTCAAAAGCTTCTACTATATCTCCTTCTTTGATATCATTGAAGTTTTCTATTCCAAGTCCACACTCTTGACCTGTTACTACTTCCTTAGCATCATCTTTAAATCTCTTAAGTGATGCAAGTTTTCCTTCATACATAACAATACCATTTCTAAGAAGTCTTATATTAGCATCATTTCTAACTTTTCCATCTACAACTATACATCCAGCTACGTTACCAACTTTAGAAACTTTAAATACTTTCTTAATTTCAATTCTTCCTAAGTACACTTCTTTATATTCAGGATCTAACATACCAGTTAAAGCTTTTTCAATATCTTCTGTTATGTGATAGATAATATTAGAAGTTCTTATTTCTACTCCGTTAGTTTCTGCTTCTTTAATTGCTTTAGTTGTTGGTCTTACATTGAATCCTATAATAATTGCATTTGAAACTTCAGCTAATTTTACGTCACTTTCAGTTATAGCTCCTGAAGCTGCTTGAATAATATTTACAGCAACTTCATTAGTTGAAAGTTTTACTAACGATTCTCTTAATGCATCAACAGAACCTCTAGAATCAGCTCTTAATACAAGATTTAACTCTTTTACATTTTCATGATCAAATTGCTCAGACAATGATTCAAGTGTTATAGTCTTTTTACTTGTCTCAGCTAATTTTCTTTCTTTTGCAACTTCTTCTACAATTCTTTTTGCATGTTGTTCATTTTGAATTACATACATAGTATCTCCAGCTTGAGGTACTTGTGTGAATCCTATTATTTCAGCTGGTTGAGAAAGCTCAACT encodes the following:
- the recJ gene encoding single-stranded-DNA-specific exonuclease RecJ, producing MHWEYSSLPQSLIDTKATQWKKDTLLTTLLLNRGFSDEKSANEFISPEISAFRDPFEFEKMDKVVEKILEKREKKEKIFIYGDYDVDGITAAVFLVKVFREIGIEVDYYIPNRMEEGYGLDKKAIDFMRKKDCKLVITVDTGVNSIEDVRYAFSLGIDVIVTDHHKSVKDKEDDELLLLNPKLSDTYKFKYLSGAGVALKVAQGVYSRLGVEDNKLYQYMDIVMIGTVADVVPMIDENRIIIKEGLKTLRKTKVKGLMYLLKYLKFQGKEINTTDVSYFISPLINSLGRIGVSKMGADFFLKNDEFEIYNIIEEMKKSNKKRRELEKAIYEEADSKIKKMGKNDPKCAFLYSKKWHPGVIGVVSSRLSVKYNMPIALIALKDNIGKASCRSVKGISIFNIFQSMKDKLVRFGGHDLASGFIVKQENLNEIEKIFKEKISKIEVEEERKILKIDMKYPIEDIDERIFDAMGKLAPFGLENSHPLFLDENLSFDYIKKFGVNERHFNGIIKKNGKKYHMVAFDLGHKINELESKIQKFDIVYYPEKVFYKGEEIIQIRIKDIKIKDDFYEIFTK
- the rbfA gene encoding 30S ribosome-binding factor RbfA; this translates as MKRQRLAGIEKEMSRVISQVLFEEIKNPKIRGLVSVTNIRVTEDLKFADVYFSIMSGQMNGEKAVDKETVLEGLNQIKGYLRKRVAEEIEIRYIPEIRVKLDDSIEHAIKISKLLNDLKG